A genomic segment from Neobacillus sp. YX16 encodes:
- a CDS encoding dihydrolipoamide acetyltransferase family protein yields MVIEQIKMPQLGESVTEGTISKWLVSVGDKVNKYDPLAEVMTDKVNAEVPSSFTGTIKELVAEDGDTLAVGEIICTIEIEGSNAVKTEVSDQKTEVAESVAVSEQSDQGNKARYSPAVLKISQENGIDLAQVTGTGAGGRITRKDLLKLIESGNIPVAGSKVEAPKQPEVQPAAAQEAVQAVAAPKQAAPAPSIPVAAGDIEIPVTGIRKAIAANMLRSKHEAPHAWTMIEVDATNLVEYRNSLKDEFKKKEGFNLTFFAFFVKAVAQALKEFPQINSMWAGDKIIQKKDINISIAVATDDALYVPVIKQADEKTIKGIAREISELAVKVRTNKLRSEDMQSGTFTVNNTGSFGSVQSAGIINYPQAAILQVESIVKRPVVMDNNMIAVRDMVNLCMSLDHRVLDGLVCGRFLQRVKEILENTSKSTTSIY; encoded by the coding sequence TTGGTTATTGAACAAATTAAAATGCCTCAGTTAGGGGAAAGTGTAACCGAAGGAACAATCTCTAAGTGGCTTGTTTCTGTCGGGGATAAAGTTAATAAATACGATCCATTAGCTGAAGTAATGACAGATAAGGTAAATGCAGAAGTTCCTTCTTCGTTCACAGGTACGATAAAAGAACTGGTTGCGGAAGATGGAGACACACTGGCTGTTGGTGAAATCATTTGTACAATTGAAATCGAAGGCAGTAATGCTGTGAAAACAGAAGTTAGTGACCAAAAAACAGAAGTAGCTGAATCGGTTGCTGTTTCCGAGCAATCTGATCAAGGAAACAAAGCCCGTTATTCTCCTGCAGTTTTAAAAATTTCACAAGAGAATGGAATTGATTTAGCACAGGTGACAGGCACCGGTGCAGGCGGCCGGATTACGAGAAAAGACCTTTTGAAACTGATTGAATCAGGTAATATCCCTGTGGCAGGTTCAAAAGTGGAGGCACCTAAGCAGCCAGAAGTACAGCCAGCTGCAGCTCAAGAGGCGGTACAAGCGGTTGCTGCGCCAAAGCAAGCGGCACCTGCTCCAAGCATCCCTGTTGCAGCAGGCGATATCGAAATACCTGTAACTGGCATCCGTAAAGCGATTGCTGCCAATATGCTCCGAAGTAAGCATGAAGCACCGCATGCCTGGACAATGATAGAGGTCGATGCAACAAATCTAGTGGAATACCGCAATTCTTTAAAGGATGAGTTCAAAAAGAAAGAAGGCTTCAATCTCACTTTCTTTGCCTTTTTCGTAAAAGCAGTAGCTCAGGCATTAAAGGAATTCCCACAAATCAACTCCATGTGGGCTGGAGATAAGATTATCCAGAAGAAAGACATCAATATATCAATTGCAGTCGCAACAGATGATGCATTATATGTACCTGTTATAAAGCAAGCCGATGAAAAAACAATAAAAGGGATTGCCCGTGAGATTTCTGAACTTGCTGTAAAAGTAAGAACCAATAAACTTCGCTCAGAAGATATGCAGAGTGGAACCTTTACTGTTAACAATACTGGCTCGTTTGGATCCGTTCAATCAGCAGGAATTATCAACTACCCGCAGGCAGCGATTCTTCAAGTGGAATCCATCGTCAAGCGCCCGGTAGTTATGGACAACAATATGATTGCCGTTCGGGACATGGTAAACCTATGTATGTCACTCGACCACAGAGTATTAGACGGACTCGTTTGCGGCCGATTCTTACAAAGGGTAAAAGAAATTCTTGAAAATACATCGAAATCAACAACATCAATATATTAG
- a CDS encoding alpha-ketoacid dehydrogenase subunit beta: MAVISYIDAVTMAIREEMERDSKVFVLGEDVGVKGGVFKATQGLYEQFGEERVIDTPLAESAIAGVGIGAAMYGMRPIAEMQFADFIMPAVNQIISEAAKIRYRSNNDWSCPMVIRAPYGGGVHGALYHSQSVEAIFANTPGLKIVMPSTPYDVKGLLKAAIRDNDPVLFFEHKRAYRLIKGEVPSDDYTLPLGKADVKREGDDLTVITYGLCVHFALQAAEKLAKDGISAHILDLRTVYPLDKEAIIEAASKTGKVLLVTEANKEGSIISEVSAIIAENCLFDLDAPIMRLAGPDVPAMPYAPTMEKFFMVNPDKVEKAMRELAEY, translated from the coding sequence ATGGCAGTAATTTCTTATATAGATGCGGTCACAATGGCCATTCGGGAAGAAATGGAACGAGATTCAAAGGTTTTTGTTCTTGGTGAAGACGTTGGGGTAAAAGGCGGAGTTTTTAAAGCTACGCAGGGTTTATACGAACAATTTGGAGAAGAGCGTGTGATTGATACACCACTTGCTGAATCTGCGATTGCTGGGGTAGGAATTGGGGCAGCGATGTACGGAATGAGACCGATTGCTGAAATGCAATTTGCTGATTTTATTATGCCTGCAGTGAATCAAATTATTTCAGAAGCGGCCAAGATTCGTTACCGTTCAAACAACGACTGGAGTTGTCCGATGGTTATCCGTGCACCTTATGGAGGTGGCGTTCACGGTGCCCTTTATCATTCTCAATCTGTCGAGGCAATATTTGCGAATACACCCGGATTGAAAATTGTAATGCCTTCTACACCTTATGATGTGAAGGGGCTCTTAAAAGCAGCGATTCGTGATAATGACCCAGTCCTGTTCTTTGAGCATAAACGCGCGTACCGTTTAATCAAAGGAGAAGTACCAAGTGATGATTATACATTGCCGCTTGGAAAAGCGGATGTGAAGCGTGAAGGCGATGACCTTACTGTTATTACCTATGGTCTTTGTGTACATTTTGCCCTACAGGCAGCAGAAAAATTAGCGAAGGACGGTATCTCCGCACATATCCTTGACTTAAGAACGGTTTATCCATTAGATAAAGAAGCTATCATAGAAGCGGCTTCTAAGACTGGTAAGGTATTACTTGTTACTGAGGCGAATAAAGAAGGCAGCATTATCAGTGAAGTATCTGCAATCATTGCTGAAAATTGTTTATTTGATTTAGATGCTCCAATTATGCGTCTAGCTGGTCCAGATGTCCCAGCAATGCCATATGCACCAACAATGGAGAAGTTCTTTATGGTCAATCCAGATAAAGTCGAAAAAGCAATGCGCGAGCTTGCGGAATATTAA